Below is a window of Elusimicrobiota bacterium DNA.
TGTCTGTCTCTCTCACTCTTAAAGATTGGTCATTCAAACTGCCGCCAACGCCAAGAGTTGTAAGATACTGTGTAAAATTAACTGCTACTTCTACCGGTTTATCATATCTTGCATAACTACCAACTGCAACTGTTACCGGCACAAAATAAATAGGGTCACCAGTAGTAGGAGCTGTTATTGTAAAGTTTGCTGTTACCACATTACTATCCAAATTTCCCGATTTAGTTGCTATTGCTTTTAAAGTAGTGTCGCTAGATAATGTTAGTGGACCGGAATATACAGTGCCGTTTGTGGATGATGGGTCACTGCCATTGGTTGTATACTTTATTATTGCTCCACCGGTTGCACAAGTAATACTTACTGTCTGGGCACTGCTATATGTTCCCCCATTTGGATTTATTGCCGGATCTGCCACCGGTAACATTCCACCGGTATTATATTGTACAAATAAAACAGGTCCCGGCCAAATTATCTCCGGTCCGTGAGTCCATGCAGTATTACTTGGATGATAAGCAGTTACTTTAAATTCTTTTGTTCCACTTGTTATAAGACTTGTTGGAACTGTTATATTACTATAACCATAATCGTGATCTGTTGAAGTTGGAAATGAAGTCGCTATTTCAGTTCCTGCTAATGTTACTGACTGAGTTAAACCACCTTCTGCACCATTCCATGTAACAACTGACATTCTTGCACCGGTGATTGTTAATGCGTTTGATGGGATTACAATACTGCAAGATTTTGAACTAGGACTAGCACTAGCTGTTACTGAAAAACCTTGTGGTACATTGGTCGGTTTATACATCTTAACTGAAGTGGTAGTGCGTGCAAGGGTTATACCTGCTACTTCAGGTGTTGCATAACACATCCCGTCATTGCCTGCTATCACTGCCATAAACTTAATTGATGATGCTGCCTGGTCAGGTACCCAAGTTGTATCCCATGTCTTAGTATATGGTGATGATGTAACTGTTCCTATGTGTCCTACCAAAGCTCCATTACGCACCACATACCTGTAATGCCATTGTGAATAAATGCCATTACCATCCTCGTCAAAATCATCATAATATCCTATAAAATCTACCCGGTTTATTCCACCGGTATATGTATTTACTGCGGCAGTTATTGCAGGATTATCATTTATTGTTGAACTGGCGGTTGGTGAGGTTATACTTCCTGTCGGGTGGGTCTTAGTTGCATCATAATATATTCTTAATTTTAATCCGTAGTATGCCCATTGTCCCCAATTAAAACTACCGCAGGATTGGGGTCCAGCGGTAAATTCTATCGTGTTAGTTCCACTTGTTAACTGACCAATCGGTATAGTAACTACAGGATATCTAAAACTAAGATAACATTCAGGACTTGATATGTCTGTATTTTCCGGTACCGGTATCCATGAATTGTTATTTACTTTGAATTGTTTGCCGGTAGTACCTATGTGACCACCCCACATCTCTACTACTATTTCTGCTCTCGTTGCTCCTGCTAAATCAAGTCCGCTAAAAGTTTGGACGTAATTTGGGAGAAAATCCTGGGGTGCATCATAGGGTAATGGACCATCCGTATAACTGGGATTAGGATCTGTTACTCTCCACCACGCATTACTATAATTTTTTGCCGGTGGTGTACTCCAAATATATTTTTCCTTGAATATGTCGCCTGGTCCAATTGCCGATTGCGATATTGCACTTAACCCTATAATTACGACTGCAAATAGCATACACCATCTGATAATTTTACCCATACTTTTACCTCCAGTTTCCTTTAAATTCGTTCTTGCGTTCTTAAGTTCTAATGTTCTCATATTATTTACTTTTTTAATTGTGTTAATTTTATTTAACATCTTATCATTTATTGTTTAATTTTTCAATTTTTTTTACGGAAGCAGAGCTTTGCTCTGCTGCTACTTTTGACTAAGGACTAAAGACCAAGGACTACGCCCGCCACTAAACCATCGGGCGGGCAGGAACTTCGGACGCCTCTGTTTCTATTCTTTACCGCCCCCAAACCTTATACCTAACGATATCCTGTGCGTATCGCCTAAATCTTTTGTAGGAACAAATGCGTAATCTATATTGAATGTTGAACTTTCACCATTTATCTTAAACCCGCCGCCTAATGTGTATGTCTCTTCATCATAGCCGAGCTTGTAGCCTGCACGGATTCCTATCATCTCGGCTATTACTAACTCCATACCAATATTCTCTTTTGTTGTTGCACTGTCTAATCCATAATTGACATCAGCTGCTATTGTTAGATTGTTCTCACCTTCAAATGCTGATAGCTTCTTACCTAATCCAGCTTTTATATTGCCGGGTAAGCTGTCACTACCTACTTTACTGCCTATGTTCTGGACTGCTAACCCTAATTGTATTCCGCCTTTTACTGGAACATACTCTACTCCTAAATCTATTCCAAATCCTGTTGTGTTGTCACTATCTATCTTCTGGCTCGCCATCTTCAAACTGCCACCTACATTTATTGTCTCATCTACCTGCTTACCGTAACTTATTGCGCCACCTATGTCTTTGGCACCGAAAGTGCCTACACTGCCTACTGTATCATATGCTCCAGCTGCATCTTCTAATGTTTTGTCTATATTGCCATAATTAAGGTACATTATCTGTAAGCCTATTGTGGAACTCTCATTTATTGGATGCCCGATTGCTAAATACTCGTAACTTATTCCTTCAAAATATGATAAATGCATAAAGGAGAATTCGGTTGCACTTACTGAACCTAACCCTGCGGGATTCCAATATACGCTATTGACGTCTTCAGCTACTGCTACCTGTGCGCCGCCCATTCCTTCCTGCTTGGCACCTACTCCCACTTTCAAAAACTGCATAGCTGAACTGCCAACGCCGGCTTGTACATTGCTTGTACATATAATAGGTACAACCAGGACTGCCAACATTACTGCACTTAACATCTTGCGCATATTAACCCCCTTTACTGCTGTTCTTATGTTCTTGAGTTCTTGAGTTGATGATCCCAATTTTTATTTATAACTGAATATGTGATTGAGATTGTTTTATTGGTCTCCGGTAGGGGACTCAATAAAACAAAAAAGAAGCATATTAGAAAACTAGCTAATCAGTCAATTAAGTTTTTTCAACCTAATTCACTAATTTACTAATTTACTAATTTACTTCTTTTGTTTTCGATAACCTAGCTGGCTTGATAGTTTTTAGTCTTGATAATAGCTATTAACAACACGATTATCAAGACTTTTTGTTTATCGGCAACCTGTTGGCTTTCACTATCTTAGCCCTTGGTTTTGCGAACTCATCAAGGTTTCCCTTGAGCAGCCTTTTCGGATTAGTGCTCGGAGCTCGGACCTACTGGACCGAGCGAGAACACAACCCCGCAATATGCGAGGTAAAACAATATGTATTTCTTTTATCTCCTCTCACTAAAGTTCAGTCACCATATTTCGACGCATTTTGACGGATGAATCCTGATGACCTTTGTTCAACTGTATAATGTTTTCTTATTGAATACTCGTAACTTGCTAACGATTAGTCATTACTTGCTCTTCAGTATATATATAACATACAATTGGTCTTTTGTCTTGGACTTAATTGTTAATGAGTTTGCAAATATTGCTGTTTGTTTAATCCCTCTTTAGTTAAATATTGCTATTGACAAATTCAAATATTTTCATATAATTGTTTGTGTTTCTTTTTAGACTCTCTAAGCGAAGTATAACGTACAATGTGAAAAATGTCAATGGTTATGGTTGCTATTCTTTTGTTAAAAGTTGCTATCGTTATTTGAACCCATATATTACCCTAAATAAAACTGATAAAACGTGTCAATAGATAATTTGGAAAATTGTTAATCTATCAAATATCTCAAACAATCTTTACAAAGGATAAATTTAAATTATGAAACTAGGTTATAATTGGAACTTAAAAAATCCTAATAAATTAATTTACGTAGGGCATGCTGATCCTTACCCTGAAGCGGAAATAAAGAGACATCACCATCCATGTAATGAAATGGTGATTCTTATTAAGGGCTCCATAAGTGTTGAAGTATTAAAAAAAAATATTTTTGCGAATCCAGGTGACATATTGAATTATCCTGCAGGAATATCTCATAAAGAACATCTTACTAGTACTACCCCTGCTGAAATATTTTACTTTGCCTGGAAAGAAAAGAAAGAAAAAGGAAAAACAGAAATCCCCATTTTAACCCATGACACAAATAAAAAAATCCGGTTTTTGGCACAATGGTTATATGAAGAGAAAGAATTGGTTTCTCCTTACAGGAGTTTACTGCAAGAAAAAATATTTGAAGTGATATTAATTGAATTAAAAAAAATTTCTAAATCTAAAGAATCTCATCCTATGATTAGTAGTTTAAGAAGTTTTATGAAAGAGCATTTAAAAGAACGTTTGAATTTGGAAAAATTAGCAGAGTATATCGGTGTGAGTAAATACCATTTTTTAAGAACATACAAGAAACTTACGGGACGAACACCAATGGATGATTTAAGAATTATCCGTGCTGAAACTGCTAAGGATATGCTTTTTACAACTGATTCTCCATTAAAAGCTATTTCCAAAGAAGTTGGATTTGCTGATGAATATCAGCTTTCAAAAGTATTCAGAAAACAATTTGGAACACCACCCGGTCAATTCCGAAGAAACAAATCTTTTCTATAAAGTAGTGCTGGGGTGGTATAGGGTCTTAGTGTCATAGCGTCATAGGGTCGCAACATTACAATAAGTCATTTTAATTTCTATTATTTTGCAATTTTTATAACAATATAATCTAAATTCAGCCCGGGAGAATATACTTGCTGCAGTTTGAGAATGTGTTCTCCCGCTTTAATGTTAAATTTTAAGGGAGTTTGTCCATCTGGATTCAGGATAATCCATGGTTGCCATTCAGTTTCTTTACCACCCCAACCGCCGGTAGGTTTAAAGAATATTCTTTTCAAATCTTCTGTTGGGTATACTCCATCTATCATTAGTGAGCGAACAGGTTCTTCCGGTGTTGCATATTTTAATGTAATAGTAAATAAACCATCTTTTGCAACAGAAAATTTCCATTCAACCCATTGCCCAGGAGTATTCCAATTCCCAATTGATTTTTTACTTACACCTACCTTATTTTCTTCTATTTTTATTTCTCCGCCGCCTTGGGCGCTAAAATCTTCTGCCTCAATCATTATTTCTGTTTTATTTGATTTACTGTCACTTTTACTTGCTTTACTATTGTTTTTCTTTGTAGTAGCAGTTTTTTTACTTATAGATTTCTTCACTGCCTCAACTTGTCCCACACAAGTTAAACACATACCAAATACTAATCCTACAACTAACCAGTTTTT
It encodes the following:
- a CDS encoding PorV/PorQ family protein, whose amino-acid sequence is MRKMLSAVMLAVLVVPIICTSNVQAGVGSSAMQFLKVGVGAKQEGMGGAQVAVAEDVNSVYWNPAGLGSVSATEFSFMHLSYFEGISYEYLAIGHPINESSTIGLQIMYLNYGNIDKTLEDAAGAYDTVGSVGTFGAKDIGGAISYGKQVDETINVGGSLKMASQKIDSDNTTGFGIDLGVEYVPVKGGIQLGLAVQNIGSKVGSDSLPGNIKAGLGKKLSAFEGENNLTIAADVNYGLDSATTKENIGMELVIAEMIGIRAGYKLGYDEETYTLGGGFKINGESSTFNIDYAFVPTKDLGDTHRISLGIRFGGGKE
- a CDS encoding helix-turn-helix domain-containing protein; amino-acid sequence: MKLGYNWNLKNPNKLIYVGHADPYPEAEIKRHHHPCNEMVILIKGSISVEVLKKNIFANPGDILNYPAGISHKEHLTSTTPAEIFYFAWKEKKEKGKTEIPILTHDTNKKIRFLAQWLYEEKELVSPYRSLLQEKIFEVILIELKKISKSKESHPMISSLRSFMKEHLKERLNLEKLAEYIGVSKYHFLRTYKKLTGRTPMDDLRIIRAETAKDMLFTTDSPLKAISKEVGFADEYQLSKVFRKQFGTPPGQFRRNKSFL